Below is a genomic region from Fusobacterium canifelinum.
GTACAATAAGGTATGAGCATTTAAAAAAATTAGGTATAGTAATAAAGAGAGCAAAATATTTTATTACTGTAAATGGAGAATTTTTGGGATTTAAAAAAGAAAATCCTGAATTAATAAGAAATGCTCTTATGGAAAAAGAAAAAATGTTAGCAGAACAACTAAGACTTTTTAATATTTAACTCATAAATAACAATATTTATCTAAGTGGGTTTATAGGTTACCTTTAATAACTTAAATATATTATAAGGAATTTGTAAAAGTTGAAAAATATAGAAAAATTTTTTAATAAAACTTAAAATTCAAAGTTTTAAAAAAATTTAAGAAAAAAAGGTTTCTATTTTACTTCTTTTTCATAAAAAAAATGCATCAAAAAATGAGAGCAGTAATATCGCTCTTTCTTGATAAATACCTTGCTTTTTGATTACGCGATTAATCTTTTGATACTTTTTACATCCTTAAATCTATGTAATGCTTTTGCTAGAAGTACACCTATTAATTGTGTTATTCCAGCAAAGTAAACATCTACTTTTGTTGTAGTTGTATTCCAAGATTTTCTTGTTTCTACAGCAAATGAATCTTTTATCAAATTGATGGTTCTTTCTACTAGAACTCTATGTTTGTAAAGATTATTCCAATGTTCTGTATCTCTCTGAATACCTGGACATGTTCTAAAATCTTTATCTGGATAAGTATAAGCACATTTTCCATATTTTGAATCTGTGCATGGAGTTTCGCAAATACAAGTTCGGCTACTTCCTTTTGGAACACATTTGTAGCAAACCCATTTGTATCTTACTGAGCGATTCTTACCACCTGATTTACCAAGAAAAGTAAAAGGTGTATTGTCTATTGGACATGCTGGAATATCTGAAGAATTTGAATCAGATTTAGAGTTTCTAGGATTAATTGGAGTACAAATTCTATCAAAATGAAAAATATTTCTTAGCAGAGAATAATTATCATAAGAGTCAAATGCTGAATCCCCTAAAAAAGTTTTAAAACTAATTGTAGGATGTAAATCAAAAAAATCGCTAAGTACTGGCTTTAATGATTTAGAATCTGAAATTTCTTTATCAATATCTGGATTATCAGACTTTTGAGTAGAAATATAAGGGTGCTTTTTTCTAAATTCATTATCAAAAAAGCTAATATGACGAATAATTCCTAATCCATTAGTTACAATACCAGCTTTTAGAGCATAACAAAAATGACTATTAATGTATTGCTGACGAGCTTCAGAATTAGTACTAGATGAACTAGGAAGTGTAGAATAAACAGCAATATAAGGATTAGAATCATTAGTTTTAGAAAATTTTTTAGCTTGTTTAAGTTTAGCATTAAAAAATTTAGGATTGTTTTCAGCGACATAAGGTTCAAAACCAGTAGTGTCATAGATAAGATAATCAGCTTTCTTTTTGTCAATTTCGCGACAAATAGGCTCAGTGATATCGACAACTTTATTGAACATCTCAAAAATAAAAGGAGCATAATTTTTTCTGAATCTAGAAAATTGAGAAGGATCAGGGACTTTACGAAAACGACAGAAATCGCAAAGCTCAGGTGAAAGTTTTAAAATATTAACTAAAAGAGTATCAGAATTAATAGCTAAAAGCTTTTGAAAAACAAGAGCACGGATGAAGCTATCCAAATGATAAATATGATTTCTACCCATATGCGAATAAAAAGCGTAACGAAAAGAAAGAGGGATAAAAGAATCAAAATTAATATGTTTTTCAAGTAAAAAAAGAAG
It encodes:
- a CDS encoding transposase encodes the protein MQKLSIQLSLPSIFSDINNSFVSNKSNLLFLLEKHINFDSFIPLSFRYAFYSHMGRNHIYHLDSFIRALVFQKLLAINSDTLLVNILKLSPELCDFCRFRKVPDPSQFSRFRKNYAPFIFEMFNKVVDITEPICREIDKKKADYLIYDTTGFEPYVAENNPKFFNAKLKQAKKFSKTNDSNPYIAVYSTLPSSSSTNSEARQQYINSHFCYALKAGIVTNGLGIIRHISFFDNEFRKKHPYISTQKSDNPDIDKEISDSKSLKPVLSDFFDLHPTISFKTFLGDSAFDSYDNYSLLRNIFHFDRICTPINPRNSKSDSNSSDIPACPIDNTPFTFLGKSGGKNRSVRYKWVCYKCVPKGSSRTCICETPCTDSKYGKCAYTYPDKDFRTCPGIQRDTEHWNNLYKHRVLVERTINLIKDSFAVETRKSWNTTTTKVDVYFAGITQLIGVLLAKALHRFKDVKSIKRLIA